The genomic segment CCCGGTCTCGACGACTGGAACGACCCCTCGGGCGTCTTCGACAGCGGGTTCGACGACAGCGTGAACAACCGGGGCGGGTCGTCGAGTCGGTTCTCGGGACTCACCGGTACTGGCGGCCCGCTTGGCTACTTCCGCGGCAACATGACGTTCGTCTTCCTCGGGCTGATGTTCATCACGTTCGCGCTGCAGTTCATGGTCTTTCCGCTCTTTGGCGCACCGCCCGGTAGTGGACTCTGGAACGCGGTGTTCGTGATTTCGCCCCAACATCCGCTCTACGTCTGGACGTGGTTCACGTCGATCTTCGCTCACGGCGGCTTCTTCCACCTGCTGGTCAACGCCATCGTCATCTACTTCTTCGGGCGCATCGTCGAGAACTACGTCGGATCGCGCGATTTCACCGTCCTCTTTCTCGGCAGCGGCGCGCTCGCCGGGCTCGCCCAGATCGGCATCGAGATGCTCCAAGGGGGAATCACGGGCGCACTCGGCGCGAGCGGGGCAGCACTCGCCGTCATGGGCGTACTCACCGTCATCAAACCCGACCTCAGAGTCTATCTCTACTTCTTCATTCCGGTCCCGATATGGCTGCTCACCGCCGGCTACGTCGTTATCTCGGTTTCGGGCGCGCTCGGCGGCCCGGGCATCGCCGGCGTCGCCAACGTCGCCCACCTCGTCGGCCTGCTCGTCGGTCTCGCCTACGGCCAGCGCGTCAAGGGTCAAAAACGCATGCCGGGCCAGCTCCAGTTCGGCGGCGGGCGCGGTGGTGGCGGCATGGGCGGTCCCGGCCGCGGTCGGGGACCGTTCTGATGGATCTCGCCAACCCGAAATTCGTTCCTAACCCCGATAGTTCGCGCGAGGAGATGGAAACCCTCCAGCGCGATGTCGCGACCGCCGCGATCTTCACCGACGACTTCACGTTCGACGCCGCGACCGTCTCGACGGCGAACACCCTCACGGCTGGCGATTCACCTGTCGTGGTCGGCGTCGATCAGGCTTTCCTCGACGACAGGGCCGTAGGCGCGGTCGTCGCCTTGCGCGACGGGGAAGTCATCGAGCGTGCGAGCGCGGCCGTCGACTGCGATTTTCCCTACATCCCGGGACTGCT from the Halococcus sediminicola genome contains:
- a CDS encoding rhomboid family intramembrane serine protease: MATCDACGKNENMPYHCRHCGGTYCGEHRLPESHDCPGLDDWNDPSGVFDSGFDDSVNNRGGSSSRFSGLTGTGGPLGYFRGNMTFVFLGLMFITFALQFMVFPLFGAPPGSGLWNAVFVISPQHPLYVWTWFTSIFAHGGFFHLLVNAIVIYFFGRIVENYVGSRDFTVLFLGSGALAGLAQIGIEMLQGGITGALGASGAALAVMGVLTVIKPDLRVYLYFFIPVPIWLLTAGYVVISVSGALGGPGIAGVANVAHLVGLLVGLAYGQRVKGQKRMPGQLQFGGGRGGGGMGGPGRGRGPF